In Pseudomonadota bacterium, one DNA window encodes the following:
- a CDS encoding DRTGG domain-containing protein produces the protein MTLREVQEILEAEVFFGHDQLGMEVKTAFGADLMSDVLAFAKAGSLLLTGLTNPQIVRTSDVLDIAAIIIVRGKRPLPETIRLAEELNIPILGTKYILFETVGRLYTKGIVGCIEKVSDKRDFS, from the coding sequence TTGACACTACGAGAGGTGCAGGAGATACTTGAAGCAGAAGTTTTTTTTGGGCACGATCAGTTGGGCATGGAGGTAAAGACTGCATTTGGCGCTGATTTGATGAGTGACGTTCTGGCTTTTGCAAAAGCGGGAAGTCTTTTGCTGACTGGCCTGACGAATCCTCAGATTGTCCGTACATCTGATGTTCTCGATATTGCAGCCATTATCATAGTTCGTGGAAAGCGTCCTTTACCCGAAACTATCCGGCTTGCAGAAGAACTGAATATCCCAATCCTGGGAACAAAATATATCCTCTTTGAAACCGTTGGCAGGTTATACACGAAAGGAATTGTCGGTTGTATAGAAAAGGTCAGCGACAAACGTGATTTCTCATGA